A stretch of the Ptiloglossa arizonensis isolate GNS036 chromosome 1, iyPtiAriz1_principal, whole genome shotgun sequence genome encodes the following:
- the LOC143150512 gene encoding uncharacterized protein LOC143150512: MDMIRASLVAATGALDASGNPMVTEMLNVDTATVPEELFRKYTETDSRPLTPAPTLASGPALTNRPIQEEFPITCNPQERTMLVLDLRASSKNQMENETFTWHALTLELPPTPRKTKIFVTKSTPRHRSRSPNPPTDVPASSPSANTYELSSNRATEEDETGRTNKELAITRRRGKRLRKGKYRRGSAYRQQTEVHDLLEPTETQISHIGDGSRRTSIHTSNGDTENPSSPKKTSALSTLPATMPPSFIEPDILKHLCRELDRDKVEAEFSFRKRIMLEEALRAKGEGYSRLRGSQTSSNLATVGAPRVFSRQAARFEILDSNSLCGLTVLEYIGKHVFVTSGRKLIFGRVFNKFQEDSLQSRYISPSDVREALQEMIGKSMTEEQEAYLKFVIGDIDEPLNFRSWCGLCASVERLLCPLPQKEVDPPSWLERVDFEALERRLKSVVVDPKLRFFLREIRDK, from the exons ATGGACATGATCAGGGCAAGTCTGGTAGCTGCAACCGGTGCACTAGACGCGAGTGGAAATCCCATGGTTACGGAAATGCTGAACGTCGACACAGCCACAGTTCCCGAAGAACTATTCCGGAAATACACCGAGACGGACTCCAGACCTTTGACGCCTGCACCGACGCTCGCCAGTGGGCCTGCTTTAACGAACAGACCGATTCAAGAAGAATTTCCGATCACTTGCAACCCCCAAGAACGCACCATGTTGGTCTTGGACCTCAGAGCGAGCTCCAAGAATCAGATG GAAAACGAAACTTTCACTTGGCACGCTTTGACGTTGGAATTGCCACCGACTCCTCGAAAAACCAAGATTTTCGTAACTAAATCGACACCTCGACATCGGTCACGTTCGCCGAACCCACCGACCGATGTGCCAGCCTCGTCCCCGAGTGCAAACACCTACGAACTg AGTTCCAACAGAGCCACGGAGGAAGACGAAACAGGCAGAACAAACAAGGAACTTGCAATCACTCGAAGGAGAGGGAAGCGACTACGAAAAGGGAAATACAGAAGGGGTTCTGCTTACAGACAACAAACGGAAGTCCATGATCTACTGGAACCAACCGAAACTCAAATATCGCACATAGGAGACGGTTCGAGAAGAACTTC AATTCACACGTCCAATGGCGACACGGAAAATCCATCGTCCCCCAAAAAGACTTCTGCGTTAAGCACTCTACCTGCTACGATGCCTCCTAGTTTCATCGAACCAGATATTTTGAAACACTTGTGTAGAGAGTTGGATCGAGATAAAGTGGAAGCAGAGTTTTCATTCAGG AAAAGAATCATGTTGGAAGAAGCTCTGCGCGCCAAAGGCGAGGGTTATTCGCGTTTAAGAGGATCTCAAACTTCTTCAAACCTAGCAACGGTAGGTGCACCGAGAGTATTTTCTCGCCAAGCGGCACGTTTCGAGATTCTCGACAGTAACAGTCTATGCG gaTTAACGGTGTTAGAGTATATCGGCAAACATGTTTTCGTCACCTCGggaaggaaattaatttttggcagggtttttaacaaatttcaggAAGACTCGTTGCAAAGCAGGTATATTTCACCGAGCGACGTTCGCGAAGCTCTTCAAGAAATGATCGGGAAATCTATGACCGAAGAACAGGAGGCATATTTGAAATTTGTGATCGGGGACATCGACGAACCCCTGAATTTCAGAAGCTGGTGCGGTTTGTGCGCATCGGTGGAACGATTATTGTGCCCCCTTCCCCAGAAAGAAGTTGATCCTCCATCGTGGTTGGAGAGGGTAGATTTCGAAGCATTGGAACGAAGACTCAAATCTGTCGTTGTAGATCCTAAACTGCGTTTCTTTTTAAGAGAGATTCGTGACAAATAA